The following are encoded together in the Peromyscus leucopus breed LL Stock chromosome 1, UCI_PerLeu_2.1, whole genome shotgun sequence genome:
- the LOC114683833 gene encoding LOW QUALITY PROTEIN: interferon-induced very large GTPase 1-like (The sequence of the model RefSeq protein was modified relative to this genomic sequence to represent the inferred CDS: deleted 1 base in 1 codon), translating to METTKCIPDESQSKSRKRQDLQEMLTEVGLSVDYWLPKLQEDLGVNCAQALQYLEEKDLQKLKSQTQHTWEKKALEKLLDLSQPKSVAEFQETPGEMIKNRQRQARQALQELRALQLEGKSRQEEAVRRKEAELRQAMEIPEECWPRPEVPLKDITETMERHLSHMEQTLANTQNFSDRDLLRFTSGGLALQGIYKTCHQKDLLVRREELLKVPKEFFLSGSEQGKRMETKEFTSSKEESLFTETVQKFGFRLTLSAKGGGWGFHLEGGMDKVKHSKSEDAHQSHYKHSYFCSSMFSYNPLASIHFRNDQLQLSTAALKELKIIEEQLEHTDGPDRFLAVRNRTENFFNRFGSHANQGPLHLGGIYRWKAVSEGFESDQLDCVKQQTAEALESYISGSYSGFGIKVGGSMTISDSHSVRSYKNSRNQQLQIKVQLSVAQIGGPPEANGIVQWTTGLLSSNKTWSVIDREFQLVPIWDIILSNHRSNFKDPFLVANCLKDNYSALTSVTALIQDEEELLSSINEAGHFLDDVKSWKVSDPEEQLKNLMDFMQALAHKTEGYNVWINTCLTNWHLQNFLISTFNICKNSSTKKTQFIKSQFRSLLEPHVYKVKNFPQASSIIQWIYQEDSEEQQVKIAELSEFFKNLKEIQKTLTEAHIKFESPETVEEAQRKATHEVTTVLDAFLNYLRETEQPDMQLLLLSIAAGAGYQLESNVFQPLLGCAEINFLLDETQTVQQRYQELKTISTDRAQAFLVLKTLTTTVGVSAISPKEKAQRLILTRQHIEHLLSTKVVHVLTKFETGHDWENLEKNLRLLIDGNYEDTISSLQMDEVKKQLQSLLSKKKETCEQQNDENNEKEGIEKGPFLDLLQRLGLEHHYPKRMSRADFHQIYKISVYNTQPRSEQELPFYFLQKLLMLDCGFRHLVFKEAEKAESQDSADPSNQEIVDPYEELFDDTDEGTTSLVTESQPHIHPMDIQMAIFHCADDFARQYILSKLSICQFAIPLVVPSPNTSQVEFSLWSLRQIRRSWQESSKSPQDNSYSHKKQQMCRVSTPIVSFIRVGNGLSASKSQIMNSLLSRHKHDVFFHRHCRGTSKHCLLMEGVVEICWFCPGGQGEDIFDKCVAFTNLHGDAKEHRQQLSFLQDVSSLIVILMSASDNNKETQKLVRHLWQSSKPLICLVDDKEKFTTNNSGRRVRIGIRNRNEAELTEELITTIQHLIEISGTALSIEDCSEIARKQGFMIDEDQKELKEAKDKAQRNRELLEQYKLSKIKENLLPLQGQLWHRWCKKDKELYHLQEKGHRSIEQHKSEIEIEKQKIRWQQFEKAFPLNDLMQSVLKILQEDSENDVKLYFLYWLSVVLENLTMEHLETLQVKQQILWLLVQEEKQKSQNSSSMTHCQKQIEAISTEILDCTFGIEHLLREVAQIYEALEEISSSRNSLFLCLPQIAADLMVAGVPIELMDGDASYVPLKWVAAVFDKISEKIGDKRLFVLSVLGLQSSGKSTLLNALFGLEFTVSAGRCTKGAYMQLLKVDEEFTKELGFDFVLVVDTEGLRAPELNNKSHNWDNELATFVTGLANLTLINIFGENPSEMQDILQIVVQAFLRMKQVKISPSCIFVHQNVGEVTAKSQTMEGRRRLEQRLDEMTALAAEQEECSNITRFSDVIKFDVNNHVYYFAHLWDGNPPMAPPNPRYSHNVQELKTGILRIAQQESRGKIMKISDVKFRVQDLWKALVSENFIFSFRNTQEVIAMSKLETMYNHWTWELRSHVLDLQNQMNNQIQNGKILTLTTNALESPVNKKYETIKQEFDKYFEEDPDSETLVQWKANFEHKLLILKDALISDTRTKGNELISLKKSQETLDSKKSQYENELLEKSRTLALSVKGKELSDEELREKFNQVWTSWIYSVSSTVPHVTEPDTDGDAESIFLLYFKKEKNIAERLKKQNGEMFVINYDKHIHMKKNFFRISKSLDSCHKESINKITNNIDLRFNETIKNIWKQKRDYSQNDFHKILRIIEKELKSVSPEEDYTFTRDYTIDLSLCLFQRASKSFKEMHKAFKRANDPVNYLERKKNDFFMSFKISCQGATSITSFVDFLWLKLTPAISATIWGKMCPKVAGDMRATCPAFNGNRANLEKHVLIALAEEENFDKYWQYIHRPESFFRNYISDHIRRYCSEKEGEKVKTFLKISLGDIKHAILTAIHKTTEVAKDKGSTASGWLDLFCDHLGNNLIFPRRDLISIEHLEIKDTEFLKEAMSAALDPAMKKIEEDCSSKPIDEMVPDIEKILSEHLSGCWKQCPFCKAICTNTISQHDGDHSVPFHRPQAVNGIKWYRTNDFCIDLCTNLVASNCFLVLDDGKKLPYKKYREAGSECATWSITPDSSIQPYWKWFVCHFRLKLEEKYGIKFKNKGAIPDSWTKITKQEVLDDLKK from the exons ATGGAAACAACAAAGTGCATCCCTGATGAATCTCAGTCCAAAAGCAGAAAGAGGCAAGATCTCCAGGAGATGCTGACAGAAGTGGGGTTGTCTGTTGACTACTGGCTGCCTAAGCTTCAGGAAGACCTGGGTGTGAACTGTGCCCAGGCTTTACAATACTTAGAAGAAAAAGATCTCCAGAAGCTGAAGTCCCAGACACAACACACATGGGAAAAAAAGGCTCTGGAGAAGCTACTTGACCTGTCACAGCCAAAAAGTGTTGCAGAGTTCCAGGAGACTCCAGGGGAGATGATAAagaacaggcagaggcaggcaagacaGGCACTGCAGGAACTGAGGGCCTTGCAGTTAGAAgggaagagcagacaggaagAGGCAGTGAGGAGGAAAGAAGCAGAGCTGAGGCAAGCAATGGAGATCCCTGAAGAGTGCTGGCCAAGGCCTGAAGTGCCTCTGAAAGATATCACTGAAACAATGGAGAGACATCTCAGTCACATGGAACAGACACTGGCAAATACTCAAAACTTCTCAGATAGAGACCTGCTAAGATTCACATCTGGTGGGCTGGCCCTGCAGGGAATTTATAAGACCTGCCACCAAAAGGACCTATTAGTAAGGAGAGAGGAACTACTAAAGGTCCCCAAGGAATTCTTCCTCTCTGGATCTGAACAAGGAAAACGGATGGAAACAAAAGAATTCACGTCTTCTAAAGAAGAATCCCTATTCACTGAAACTGTACAGAAGTTCGGTTTCAGGTTAACACTGTCAGCCAAGGGTGGAGGCTGGGGATTTCATTTAGAAGGTGGGATGGATAAAGTCAAACATTCAAAATCTGAAGATGCTCACCAATCACATTATAAGCACTCATATTTCTGCTCATCAATGTTCAGCTACAATCCACTAGCCTCCATCCACTTTCGCAATGATCAGCTCCAGCTCTCCACTGCTGCCCTTAAGGAACTGAAAATCATTGAAGAACAGCTGGAACACACTGATGGACCAGACAGATTCCTTGCAGTGAGGAACAGGACTGAAAACTTCTTCAACAGATTTGGCTCTCATGCTAATCAAGGCCCTCTGCACCTTGGGGGAATATACCGCTGGAAGGCTGTTTCAGAGGGTTTTGAGAGTGACCAGCTAGATTGTGTGAAGCAGCAGACAGCAGAGGCCTTGGAGAGTTATATAAGTGGGAGCTACAGTGGGTTTGGGATTAAAGTTGGTGGAAGTATGACAATATCAGATTCACATTCAGTAAGATCCTACAAAAATTCAAGGAATCAACAGCTCCAAATAAAAGTCCAATTATCTGTGGCTCAGATAGGTGGACCACCAGAAGCAAATGGAATTGTTCAGTGGACAACTGGCCTTCTTTCCAGCAATAAAACCTGGTCGGTCATTGACCGAGAATTTCAGCTGGTGCCCATTTGGGACATCATCCTATCTAACCACAGAAGCAATTTTAAGGATCCTTTTCTGGTGGCTAATTGCCTGAAAGACAACTACTCTGCTCTGACAAGTGTTACTGCCCTTATCCAGGATGAAGAGGAGTTGCTGAGCTCCATAAATGAAGCAGGACATTTCCTGGATGATGTGAAATCTTGGAAGGTCTCTGACCCTGAAGAACAGCTTAAGAATCTGATGGATTTCATGCAAGCACTGGCTCATAAAACAGAAGGTTACAATGTTTGGATTAATACATGCCTCACAAATTGGCATCTACAAAATTTTCTCATAAGCACTTTCAACATTTGCAAAAACTCTTCCACTAAAAAAACCCAGTTTATTAAATCTCAGTTCCGCAGCCTTCTAGAACCTCATGTTTACAAAGTGAAAAACTTTCCTCAGGCAAGTTCAATCATACAGTGGATCTACCAGGAAGATTCAGAAGAACAGCAAGTCAAAATCGCTGAATTGtctgaattctttaaaaatttaaaagaaatccaAAAAACTCTCACAGAAGCACACATCAAATTTGAGTCACCAGAAACAGTGGAAGAAGCTCAAAGAAAGGCTACACATGAGGTCACCACAGTTCTTGATGCCTTCTTGAACTatctcagagaaacagaacagccagacATGCAGCTGCTGCTACTCTCCATTGCAGCTGGTGCAGGCTATCAGCTGGAAAGTAATGTTTTCCAGCCTCTCCTTGGGTGTGCTGAGATAAACTTCCTCCTGGATGAAACACAAACTGTCCAACAGAGATATCAGGAGCTCAAAACTATCTCCACTGACAGGGCACAGGCATTCCTGGTGCTCAAAACTCTGACAACCACAGTTGGAGtttcagccatttctccaaaagaaaaagcacagcGCTTGATATTAACAAGACAGCACATAGAGCACTTACTGTCTACTAAAGTTGTACATGTCCTCACAAAATTTGAAACAGGTCATGATTGGGAGAATCTAGAGAAAAATTTGAGATTACTTATTGATGGGAACTATGAAGACACCATCTCTTCTTTGCAGATGGATGAGGTGAAAAAACAGTTGCAAAGTCTCctgagtaaaaagaaagaaacttgtgaacaacaaaatgatgaaaacaatgaaaaagagggGATAGAAAAAGGACCTTTCCTAGACCTACTCCAGCGTCTAGGTCTAGAACATCACTACCCAAAAAGGATGAGCAGAGCTGACTTTCATCAGATCTATAAGATTTCTGTATACAATACACAGCCAAGATCTGAACAGGAACTTCCCTTTTATTTCCTACAAAAGCTACTGATGCTAGATTGTGGGTTCAGACATCTGGTCTTCAAAGAGGCTGAAAAGGCAGAAAGCCAAGATTCTGCAGATCCCTCCAACCAGGAAATTGTTGATCCATATGAAGAGTTGTTTGATGACACAGATGAAGGCACTACTTCTCTGGTCACTGAGTCCCAGCCCCACATTCACCCAATGGACATCCAGATGGCCATTTTTCACTGTGCAGATGATTTTGCCAGGCAATATATTCTGTCCAAACTTTCCATTTGTCAATTTGCAATCCCCCTTGTGGTACCAAGTCCCAATACTTCTCAGGTTGAattctctctctggtctctcagACAAATTAGGAGAAGTTGGCAAGAGTCAAGTAAATCTCCACAGGACAACAGCTACAGTCACAAGAAACAGCAGATGTGCCGTGTCTCTACCCCCATTGTGTCCTTCATTAGAGTTGGAAATGGCCTCTCTGCTTCCAAATCTCAGATCATGAACTCTCTCCTCAGTAGACATAAACATGATGTGTTTTTTCACAGACACTGCAGAGGAACCAGCAAACACTGTCTCCTGATGGAGGGAGTGGTAGAGATCTGCTGGTTTTGTCCTGGGGGCCAAGGGGAGGACATATTTGACAAGTGTGTGGCCTTCACCAATCTTCATGGAGATGCCAAAGAACATAGACAACAACTCAGCTTCCTGCAAGATGTCTCTTCTCTCATTGTGATCCTCATGTCAGCTTCTGATAACAATAAAGAAACCCAAAAACTTGTCAGACACCTGTGGCAGTCATCAAAACCTCTGATCTGTTTGGTTGATGACAAAGAAAAATTCACGACTAATAATTCTGGCAGAAGGGTGAGAATTGGCATTAGGAATAGAAATGAGGCAGAATTAACAGAAGAACTCATCACTACAATCCAACATTTAATAGAAATCTCTGGCACTGCTCTGAGCATAGAAGACTGTTCAGAGATTGCTCGAAAGCAAGGATTCATGATTGATGAAGACCAGAAAGaactgaaggaagccaaagatAAAGCACAGAGAAATAGGGAACTTCTGGAGCAATACAAGTTAtctaagataaaagaaaacttgCTGCCCCTTCAGGGACAACTGTGGCACCGTTGGTGTAAGAAGGACAAAGAACTCTATCACCTACAAGAAAAAGGGCATCGGAGCATTGAACAACACAAGAGtgaaattgaaatagaaaagcaaaaaataCGATGGCAGCAGTTTGAAAAGGCCTTCCCTCTCAATGATTTAATGCAATCTGTCCTAAAAATTCTCCAAGAAGACTCAGAAAATGACGTCAAACTCTACTTCTTATACTGGTTAAGTGTGGTTTTGGAAAATCTAACCATGGAACACTTGGAGACTTTACAAGTAAAGCAACAAATTTTGTGGTTACTGGtacaggaagaaaagcaaaagtcACAGAACAGCAGCTCCATGACACACTGCCAGAAACAGATAGAAGCCATCTCTACTGAGATACTTGACTGCACTTTTGGAATTGAGCATCTTCTCCGTGAAGTTGCCCAGATCTATGAAGCTCTGGAAGAAATTTCCTCCTCTAGAAACAGcctttttctctgcctcccccaaaTTGCTGCAGACCTAATGGTAGCTGGTGTTCCCATTGAGCTGATGGATGGGGATGCTTCATATGTGCCTCTAAAGTGGGTGGCAGCTGTTTTTGACAAGATCTCAGAGAAAATTGGAGACAAAAGGctgtttgttctctctgtccTTGGCCTGCAAAGCTCAGGAAAATCCACTCTACTGAATGCACTCTTTGGTTTAGAGTTCACAGTCAGTGCAGGCAGGTGTACCAAGGGGGCCTACATGCAGCTCCTGAAGGTAGATGAGGAATTCACA AAAGAACTTGGCTTTGATTTTGTGCTTGTTGTAGACACAGAAGGACTTCGGGCTCCAGAACTCAACAACAAATCCCACAATTGGGACAATGAGTTGGCAACCTTTGTCACTGGCCTTGCAAACTTGACTCTGATCAATATTTTTGGAGAGAATCCATCAGAGATGCAGGATATTCTACAAATTGTCGTCCAGGCCTTTCTGAGAATGAAACAAGTGAAAATCTCTCCCAGTTGCATCTTTGTCCATCAGAATGTGGGAGAAGTTACAGCAAAATCCCAAACTATGGAAGGACGAAGGAGACTGGAGCAGAGACTGGATGAAATGACAGCATTAGCTGCTGAACAGGAAGAGTGCTCCAACATAACTCGCTTCAGTGATGTAATTAAATTTGATGTCAATAATCATGTCTACTATTTTGCTCACCTCTGGGATGGCAATCCCCCAATGGCCCCTCCCAATCCTCGCTACAGCCACAATGTCCAAGAACTGAAGACTGGAATTCTTAGGATTGCCCAGCAGGAATCCAGGGGAAAGATCATGAAGATCTCAGATGTAAAATTCCGAGTTCAAGATTTGTGGAAAGCCCTTGTCAGTGAGAACTTCATTTTCAGTTTCAGGAACACACAAGAGGTAATAGCCATGAGTAAACTGGAAACCATGTATAACCACTGGACCTGGGAGCTGAGGAGTCATGTGCTGGACCTTCAGAATCAGATGAACAATCAGATTCAGAATGGGAAAATCTTGACACTCACAACTAATGCACTGGAGAGTCCAGTTAACAAGAAATATGAAACCATCAAGCAagaatttgacaaatattttgaGGAGGACCCAGATAGTGAAACATTGGTTCAATGGAAAGCAAATTTTGAACATAAGCTACTAATCCTTAAAGATGCACTTATTTCAGACACCAGAACAAAAGGCAATGAACTTATCAGTCTTAAAAAAAGCCAGGAAACACTAGATAGCAAAAAGTCACAATATGAAAATGAATTGTTAGAGAAAAGCCGAACGTTGGCTTTAAGTGTGAAGGGCAAAGAATTAAGTGATGAAGAGTTGCGTGAGAAATTTAATCAAGTTTGGACAAGTTGGATCTACAGTGTGTCTTCTACTGTACCTCATGTCACAGAGCCTGACACTGATGGGGATGCTGAAAGCATTTTTCTATTgtatttcaaaaaggaaaaaaatattgcaGAAAGACTTAAAAAACAGAATGGAGAAATGTTTGTCATCAATTATGACAAGCATatccacatgaaaaaaaatttttttagaatttcaaagaGTTTAGATTCCTGTCATAAAGAATCCATTAACAAAATTACTAATAACATTGATTTAAGATTtaatgaaacaattaaaaacatttggAAGCAAAAACGTGATTACAGTCAGAATGATTTTCATAAAATTCTGAGGATAATAGAAAAAGAACTGAAATCTGTATCTCCTGAGGAAGATTACACATTTACCAGAGATTACACCATTGACTTATCCTTGTGCTTATTCCAAAGAGCATCTAAGAGTTTTAAGGAAATGCACAAAGCATTCAAGAGAGCAAATGATCCTGTAAACtatctggagagaaagaaaaatgatttcttcATGAGTTTTAAGATCTCCTGCCAAGGTGCCACCTCCATCACATCCTTTGTTGACTTCCTGTGGCTAAAGCTCACTCCTGCTATCTCTGCCACTATATGGGGTAAAATGTGTCCTAAAGTAGCTGGGGACATGAGAGCCACCTGCCCTGCATTTAATGGAAACAGGGCTAACCTGGAGAAACATGTTCTCATTGCTCTGGCAGAAGAAGAAAACTTTGATAAGTATTGGCAATACATTCATCGGCCAGAATCCTTTTTCAGGAATTACATTAGTGACCACATTAGAAGATACTGTTCAGAAAAAGAAGGTGAAAAagtaaaaacttttttaaaaataagtttaggTGACATCAAGCACGCCATCCTCACTGCCATTCATAAGACCACAGAAGTAGCTAAGGACAAAGGAAGCACTGCATCTGGTTGGTTGGATTTGTTCTGTGATCACCTGGGAAACAACCTGATCTTTCCAAGAAGAGACCTGATAAGTATCGAGCACCTGGAGATAAAGGATACTGAGTTTCTGAAAGAAGCCATGAGTGCAGCTTTGGATCCTGCAATGAAGAAGATAGAAGAGGACTGCTCAAGTAAGCCCATAGATGAAATGGTTCCTGACATTGAGAAAATTCTCTCTGAACATCTCAGTGGATGTTGGAAACAGTGTCCTTTTTGTAAAGCAATTTGTACAAACACCATTTCCCAACATGATGGAGACCACAGTGTGCCATTCCACCGTCCTCAGGCTGTCAATGGAATTAAATGGTACCGAACAAATGACTTTTGCATTGACCTTTGCACTAATTTAGTAGCAAGTAATTGTTTCCTTGTTTTAGATGATGGCAAGAAATTGCCATACAAGAAATATCGAGAAGCAGGAAGTGAGTGTGCCACTTGGAGCATCACCCCAGATTCATCTATTCAGCCATATTGGAAATGGTTTGTCTGTCACTTCAGATTAAAGCTTGAAGAGAAAtatggaataaaatttaaaaataaaggagctATTCCAGATTCATGGACCAAAATCACAAAGCAAGAAGTACTTGATGACTTGAAAAAATAA